The region ACGACCGCAACAAAAACCGCATCACCGCAAACCGAAACGCCAACCACGCCCCCACCCCAGCACCAAACGACAACGCCGCCATCGCAACCGCCCACGCCATCTCCGCCAACAACAAATTCAACCCATACAACGTCATCAACTTCAAATACTGCACCTGCAACGCCCACTCCCGCACCTTCTCCCCCACCCCCGACAACACCGCCCCACCCCGCTCCAAAAACAACTCAAACCCCACCCACTGCTCCTCAAACCGATCCGCCGCCTTCCCCGAAAACTCCGACAGCACCCGCCCCACCAACTCCCGCAACACCACACCCACCTCCGCCACATCCACCGCCTTCACCTCCAACTGCTCCCCCACCCAAAACAACCAACCCTCATCCGCATCCGTCGGATCATCACCCAACACCACCAACAAAAGCTTCCTCTGCTCCTCCGTAAACCTAATCGAAACAACCACAACAACCACCCACTACCAAGACGAATTCAACATCGAAACGCCACTGACACCAGAACGCGAGACAACAGGCCACGCAGTCCGCGAAACGGCACCAACCACCGACCCGACGGAACCATCATCGCCAAACCGCCACGGAAGAATGCAACCATCCGCGTTCTGCTCGCGGAATTCTGCGTACAGCGCGAGGATGTCCTGCTGAGTCAGAGTGCATGACGCACGGAGAAACGCATCCGCCACGCACACCGATGCCGGACCACCCGGATTGAACGCCACCTCGCCACCGTCAGAAAGCAGATCGAGGATTCCCGGAAGATCGACACGACACCACGCCGGAGCCGAGACACGTCGCCGATGCGATTCCGCCGTCGCCACGACCAGGCATGCGGATCCGTCCCGCGACCGCACCACCAGCGCACGACCGTCACCGTTCATGGCGACCTCGAACGACACATCACACAACACCGCTTGCAGATACGCGGCCGCGTCGCTTCCACGCCTCATCAGCGAACGCAACATCGCGTCCACCGCATCCGTGGGCGATTCATCAGCGCTGGGAACGTAGTCGGGGTTGACGCGCAACCGACCCACACCGCCGGCGCCGTCGGAAGGCCACACCCCCAGCACCGACTCCGGTGGCGGGATCGAATCCGCCGCCTCAGGCGCCCGCCACGGATCCAGCCACAGAAACCACCGGCCCTTGTCGGCATCGCTCCTCACCAGACTCCAATGTCCTCGTCCTCGCGGTCTCACACGCCCTACAAGAGCGTGCCGGTACCCGCAGCCGCCAAACGTGAAAAATGGGCAAGACTGCCCTTTCAGCCCGGCGATCGGCGCGAAAGGGCACCCGGCCTCTCCACCGCGCGTCGACGAACCGGAACCGGCAACCCGCCATACCATGGGAACCGATCTGACCGTGCAAAACCCGTCGCCGGAATAACACCGGACCGCCTTGGTCAACATGCGAAGCAGAAACCGGCTATCCACTCCCGGGTCGAGTCGCACACGACACGGTGTCTTCTTCCCAGGTGCGCGCGTCCCACAACCTCAGCAGAGACAAACTCCGGGGCACACCAAAAAGGACAGTAGGACGTTCCCGTTTGGATTCCCAGCGGCGAGCTTGGTTGTCCTGCAGGGCGAAAGTCTGCATCCAGTGGCGGGTTCTGTTGCCAGGACAACGATTTCGCCCCAGATGCGATTGGAATCGCCTGCTTGTGGTCAGCGGCGGGGGTTGCTGCCGGCGTTGCCCGGCCACAGGATGACCGCCAACGGCTCGCCGGTGCCGGCCGGCCCGTGGTCGGCCCAGGCGCCCAGCGCATGGTGACCGAAGATCTTGTCGAACGTCGGTGCGGCGTGTTGTTCGCCCGAGGGCGCGGGTACCAGGGTGGCATCGAGGTCGATGATCCCGGGTTCATCGGCATTGGTGTCGTGATCCGGTGTGGATTGTCCGGCGAGTTTCCATGGCTCGGCAGAGCTGCCGCACGCGCCGCCCGGATGGTCGTCACCGCCTGAACGCATCCTCGGCGAGTACGGTGATCAGCGGGGACAGGGGCGGATCCGAGGCCACGGCCCGAACACGCCGCAGGTCAGGCACCATCCAAGGCTCACGGCGCACCAAGAGCCCTCACCGCCATGAAAGCCCCGGGCTAGCGTGCACTACAAGCCGTGCTGCCCAGTCAGGCAACCGATACTGGAGAAACGGGCAAAGAGTCCCGCTGCGGATCCCGCGCCACTGACAAGGGACATCGGTTGGGGCATCCTCCTTCGCGAGGAACCCGGCAAAGGGAACCCTCGCGGCCGGACGGGACAGCGTTACCCTCCCGCGCCTCCCACCACACTGGACATCCAGCCAGTACAGGCCGCGCCTTCCAACTCGTTTCAGAAGGATGCCGGGATCTGGCGATAGCAGATCAGGACGTATCCGGATTGGAGGAGTCCAAGATGGACGTCGGCTCGTCGTCCGTAGCGGGCGCCGGGACGTTTGAACTGGTGTAGTCGGGCGAAGTGCGCGCATAGGGCCATCTGACCGTTGCCGAGGCCGGCGTCGTGAGTTGTGGAGCGCCGCCCGATCCTCGGCCGGCAACCGCCCCGGGTGCCGATCCCGACGCGGAGGACTCGCCGGTGGCAACGGTTTCACCCGCGCCCTCATGCATCCGGCGCCAATACCTCGATCCCCAAGCAGCATTCGTAAGTTGATCAACCATTACCGGCATCAGGCATGCCGATCATTCTGAAACGAGTCTTGAGAAGAACCGACACACCTCAACCGCCATGCGAATGCCCAAACCGATCTCATTGTTCGCTCGCCCGATTGCTCAACCAGGAGAGGCAGCCTGATGTCGACCTACGCTGCGGTCAAAGCCACCGCCGACGAGCCTATCGCCATCATCGGAATGGCCTTCCGGTTCGCCCCGGATCTCGACTCACCCGAGCGATTCTGGAGTTTCCTGCTCCAGGGCCGGAATGCGGTCCGGCAAGTGCCTCCGGAACGGTGGGCACCATACGACTCCCACTGTCCCGAGGTCGGAGCAGTCCTCCGTCGCACCACTCAGCTGGGCTGCTACCTCGACGATATCTCGGGATTCGACGCGAACTTCTTCGGTGTCACGCCGCGCGAAGCCGACTACATCGACCCGCAGCAGCGGATCACGCTGGAGCTGGCTTGGGCGGCGCTGGAGAACGCGGGGCTTCCTCCGCACCGGTTACGTGGCACCGACACCGGCGTGGTCTTCGGTGCGAGCGCGTTCGACTACGGCAAGCGGCTGCTTGACGACATCCCAAACCTCCAGGCGTGGGCGCTGAACGGCGCCGGATTGTTCGGCATCGCCAACCGAGTTTCCTACGCGCTGGACTTTCACGGCCCCAGCTTAACCATCGATACCGCCTGCGCAGGTTCGCTGACCGCGATCCACACGGCGTGCCAAAACCTTTGGCGCGGGGAAACGCAACTCGCCCTGGCCGGTGGCGTGAACCTGATGGCCGGGCCCTCATTCGCCGTTGCCCTGGACTCCGCGGGGGCCACCTCCCCGAACGGGCAGAGCAAGGCATTCGACGCGAACGCGGACGGGTACGGACGAGGCGAAGGCGCCGGCGTCATCGTCCTGAAACGCCTCAGCGACGCCCAACGCGACGGAGACAGGATCCTCGCGTTGATCCGTGGCGGCGGCATGTACCAGGACGGCCGCACCAACGGCATGATGATGCCCAACGGGGACGCGCAAGAGAACCTGTTGCGCCAGGTCTGCGACCGCACCGGCATCGATCCCGCCACTGTCGACTACGTCGAAGCGCACGGAACCGGCACGCCCACCGGCGACCCACTCGAAGCGAACGCGCTGGCCAACGTCTACGGGAAGAACCGTCCCACCGGCCGGCCGTGCCGCATCGGGTCGGTCAAGCCGAACATCGGCCACCTGGAAGCCGGCGCCGGGGTCGCGGGTCTGATCAAGACCGTGCTGGCATTGCGGAACGAACAGATCCCCCCGAGCCCGCACGACAAGCCGACCCCCGAAGTCGATTGGCAGAACTCGGGGCTTGAGCTGGTCGCCAACACGACACCGTGGCCCCGGGGGGAACGAGTGCGCCGCGCCGGAGTGTCAAGCTACGGGATCGGCGGAACGATCTCGCACATGATTCTGGAAGAAGCCCCCGCCGCCCACACCAAGCCTGAGAAGCGTGACACGTCCAGTGACGGCAACCCGCGTCTCTTCCCCCTCTCGTCAATGTCGGAGGCCGGGGCGCGCGCGTTGGCCGGCAAACTCGCCAATTGGTTGGAGACCCACCCCGAGACCACTGCGGACTCCGTGGGGGCAGCGCTGGCGCGGCGACGCTCGCACCTGACCTGGCGCGGCGCTGTGGTGGCCGGCAACCGCGATGAGCTCGTCACCGAACTGCGGGCGCTGTCCGCCGGTGAAGCATCCGGAAACGCCGTCCTCGCTCGCGCGGATATGGACGCCAGCCCAGTCTGGGTGTTTTCCGGAGCGGGTGCCCAGTGGAGCGGAATGGGGCGGCGACTTCTCGAAGCCGAGCCCGTTTTCTCCGACGTGATCGACATGCTCGAGCCGGTTGTGCGGCGAGAGGCCGAGTTCTCGATTCGTGCGGCGATCGCGGAAGGCGACTGGACCAACGTGGCGGTCACCCACCCCGTGACCTTCGCGATCCAAGCCGGGCTGGCCAAGCTATGGCATACGCGCGGTGTCCGCCCGGCTGCCGTGATCGGCCATTCGGTAGGAGAGTACGCCGCCGCCGTGGCCGCCGGTGCGGTAGAGATCCTGGACGCGGCCAAGGCCGTGTGCCGCAGATCGGTTCTGGTGCGGCGCACCGAGGGAACGGGCGGCATGGCGATGGTCGCACTCCCATTCGACGAGGTCGAACGCCGCCTGCACGACCGCGATGACGTCGTACCGGCGATCTCGGCGAGTCCTCGGTCCACTGTGATCTCCGGTGGCCGCGACGCCGTCGACGCGATCGTCCGGGAGTGGACCGAAGAAGGGTTGCTCGTACAGCGCGTCGACACCGAAGTCCCATTCCACAGCGCGCACATGGACGAGTTGACGCCGGAACTCACCGACCGGCTGCGTGACATCACGGCGCGTACGCCAATCATCCCGTTCTACAGCACGTCGCAGGATCATCCCCGGTCCGAAGTGCCTCTGGACGACGCCTACTGGGTCGGCAACCTGCGCAACCCGGTCCGCTTCGTTGAAGCCGTGCAGGCCGCCATCGAGGATGGGCACCGGACGTTCCTGGAGGTGTCCACACACCCGATCGTCGCCCACTCCATCCGGGAAACCCTGGAGGCCTCGAACATCGACGCCGCTGTGCATACCAGCCTGCGCCGAAACCGGGACGAACAACACGAGCTACTCATGGGATTGGCGAAGCTGCACTGCCACGGCGGACTTGTCGACTGGTCCCGGCAATACCCGCGCGACGCGTTCGTCGACCTCCCCACGATGGCCTGGCAACATCAGCATTATTGGGTGAATACGGCGATCGCGCAGGGCTCAGGTCGTGGCCACGCACCTGACAGCCATACCCTGCTGGGCGCACGGCATTCGGTCAGCGGCTCGTCGCCGATCAGCGTGTGGGAAACACACTTGGACTTCGACAGCCGCCCATACCCGGACCAGCACCCCGTCCACGGTGTGGAAATCGTGCCTGCCGCCGTGCTGCTCAACACGTTCATCAAGGCAGTCTCCGAAGGAAATCAGCCCGCCGCGTTGAGCGACGTTGAACTGCGCATCCCGATCGCTGTCGAAGTGCCCCGCACGCTCCAGGTCGTGCTTCAGGAGGGCAACCTCCGGTTGGCCAGCCGAATCGACGGGGACAGTTCCGACGAGCACGTCTGGCTCACCCACACGACGGCTGTGGCCGACCACCATTCCCGGCTCTCTACCGAGTACCTGGAAGAAGCCGTCATCCGACGGGTGAGCAGTCGCGAAGAGTGGACCTGGGATGAATTCGATCAATGGTTCCGCGCTCGCGGGGTCGACGGTTACGGCTTCCCATGGAAGGTCGAGACGCTGCACACGGGTAACGGCGAGCTCCTTGCCTCCCTGCACTGCGACGGCGATAGCTGGGCCGAAGCGCTCGACGCCGCGCTGACGATCACGCCGCTGCTGCTGCCCGACGACGACCTGACACGTATGCCCGCACACATCCGCAAATTCGCGGTATCCGGCAATCCGCCGAGCCACTTGCTCGTGCACGCCCGGGCTTCCGTACAGTCACCGGATACGATCGACGTCCTCATCGCTGACGAGAGCGGCCGGGTGGTCGCCGAAACCACCGGACTCCGATTCGGCGTGCTGGACGGGGCACCCGGCACCATGGCCGCTCCGCGTGATCTGGCCTACGAGATCATCTGGAAACCGCTGGCCTCCGAGCCGGACATCGGCTCCCTGCCGGAATGGGCCGTGATCATCGGGGACGACGACCCGGTGACGACAGGTTTCGCGGAGCTCCTGGAGGAACAAGGAATCCTGTGCCGCCGGATCTCCACCCCGGAGGCGGTGCCGGAGCCCAGTCCCGGCGATTCCGCTCTGATCGTGATCGCACCCGGCGTCGTAACACACGACGAGGACCCCGTTGATCAGGCTGAACGTGCGACTTGGTCGTTGATCCGCGCCACCCAGCGGTTGCCGCGGACCGCCACCGAGAACGTGCGGTTGTGGTGCATCACCCGAGGCGTCAGGGCTGGGAATGACCGCACGGCACTCGCGCACCGGCCGCTGTGGGGTGCCGCGCGGATCATCTCGGGTGAACGTCCCGACCTGTGGGGCGGGCTGATCGACGTGGAATCCGGCGTGCGGAGCCAGGAAAGGCTGCTGAAATTGGTTCTGGGCACGCCCCTCGACGGCGAAGACATCATCGCTGTCGGCGACGACGGCGATTATGTGGAGCGGATGGTCCCGGTGACGCGGGAACCAGCGCGCTCCGAACTGGAATGCCGCCCGGACGGCACATACCTGGTCACTGGCGGACTCGGTGCGATCGGC is a window of Saccharopolyspora erythraea NRRL 2338 DNA encoding:
- a CDS encoding type VII secretion system-associated protein, with the translated sequence MRSDADKGRWFLWLDPWRAPEAADSIPPPESVLGVWPSDGAGGVGRLRVNPDYVPSADESPTDAVDAMLRSLMRRGSDAAAYLQAVLCDVSFEVAMNGDGRALVVRSRDGSACLVVATAESHRRRVSAPAWCRVDLPGILDLLSDGGEVAFNPGGPASVCVADAFLRASCTLTQQDILALYAEFREQNADGCILPWRFGDDGSVGSVVGAVSRTAWPVVSRSGVSGVSMLNSSW
- a CDS encoding transposase, with amino-acid sequence MRSGGDDHPGGACGSSAEPWKLAGQSTPDHDTNADEPGIIDLDATLVPAPSGEQHAAPTFDKIFGHHALGAWADHGPAGTGEPLAVILWPGNAGSNPRR
- a CDS encoding type I polyketide synthase, which gives rise to MSTYAAVKATADEPIAIIGMAFRFAPDLDSPERFWSFLLQGRNAVRQVPPERWAPYDSHCPEVGAVLRRTTQLGCYLDDISGFDANFFGVTPREADYIDPQQRITLELAWAALENAGLPPHRLRGTDTGVVFGASAFDYGKRLLDDIPNLQAWALNGAGLFGIANRVSYALDFHGPSLTIDTACAGSLTAIHTACQNLWRGETQLALAGGVNLMAGPSFAVALDSAGATSPNGQSKAFDANADGYGRGEGAGVIVLKRLSDAQRDGDRILALIRGGGMYQDGRTNGMMMPNGDAQENLLRQVCDRTGIDPATVDYVEAHGTGTPTGDPLEANALANVYGKNRPTGRPCRIGSVKPNIGHLEAGAGVAGLIKTVLALRNEQIPPSPHDKPTPEVDWQNSGLELVANTTPWPRGERVRRAGVSSYGIGGTISHMILEEAPAAHTKPEKRDTSSDGNPRLFPLSSMSEAGARALAGKLANWLETHPETTADSVGAALARRRSHLTWRGAVVAGNRDELVTELRALSAGEASGNAVLARADMDASPVWVFSGAGAQWSGMGRRLLEAEPVFSDVIDMLEPVVRREAEFSIRAAIAEGDWTNVAVTHPVTFAIQAGLAKLWHTRGVRPAAVIGHSVGEYAAAVAAGAVEILDAAKAVCRRSVLVRRTEGTGGMAMVALPFDEVERRLHDRDDVVPAISASPRSTVISGGRDAVDAIVREWTEEGLLVQRVDTEVPFHSAHMDELTPELTDRLRDITARTPIIPFYSTSQDHPRSEVPLDDAYWVGNLRNPVRFVEAVQAAIEDGHRTFLEVSTHPIVAHSIRETLEASNIDAAVHTSLRRNRDEQHELLMGLAKLHCHGGLVDWSRQYPRDAFVDLPTMAWQHQHYWVNTAIAQGSGRGHAPDSHTLLGARHSVSGSSPISVWETHLDFDSRPYPDQHPVHGVEIVPAAVLLNTFIKAVSEGNQPAALSDVELRIPIAVEVPRTLQVVLQEGNLRLASRIDGDSSDEHVWLTHTTAVADHHSRLSTEYLEEAVIRRVSSREEWTWDEFDQWFRARGVDGYGFPWKVETLHTGNGELLASLHCDGDSWAEALDAALTITPLLLPDDDLTRMPAHIRKFAVSGNPPSHLLVHARASVQSPDTIDVLIADESGRVVAETTGLRFGVLDGAPGTMAAPRDLAYEIIWKPLASEPDIGSLPEWAVIIGDDDPVTTGFAELLEEQGILCRRISTPEAVPEPSPGDSALIVIAPGVVTHDEDPVDQAERATWSLIRATQRLPRTATENVRLWCITRGVRAGNDRTALAHRPLWGAARIISGERPDLWGGLIDVESGVRSQERLLKLVLGTPLDGEDIIAVGDDGDYVERMVPVTREPARSELECRPDGTYLVTGGLGAIGLQVARWLVGRGARRLVLAGRNGLPPRHEWDAVTDATTRTRIEAVRSLEYLGATVRVVAIDIADPGQVADSLTPSALGLPPIRGVVHAAGVVNDALAENMDTDGLARTMSPKARGAMALHQQFPPGTLDFFVLFSSSGQFARTTGQVTYAAANSFLDALAAYRRAAGCHETISVAWMAWLNTGMAASIESSMAEARANGIDGFTPEEAFQAWQFVSRFDLPYAVVLRSIPIPGNVPRPAVLSELTASGDTGPDEGPSIVEGWASLPHDELRKHINADLIGQVAEELKQPISEVDVRRPLPESGVDSVIAVAMRARLQRRYGLALPPTVLWDRPTINALSEHITELLKAKVS